The following coding sequences lie in one Fimbriiglobus ruber genomic window:
- a CDS encoding DUF1559 domain-containing protein — MRRAAFTLIELLVVIAIIAILIGLLLPAVQKVRESAARARCANNLKQIGLAIHNYASANADYMPDSHRYTSPEYGWAVKILPFMEQENLFRLYNPAYDWYNPINTPLYTPQWSAMQCPSTPNPDRRSAGTMAGFTIDAGVSDYNAIFGMTTALIPAVISATYPRLGAMPIDESANGVITVYTRQITQIPDGLSTTMFVSESAGRPTMYSARVPSTGAFQDKNCWASWNGSYIRGTTYDGLLSPGPCGVNCSNNNAIYSFHIGGANALFGDGSVRFLAQSLDVWVIYAMSTREGGEVQANEG, encoded by the coding sequence ATGCGCCGAGCGGCGTTTACCCTGATCGAGCTGTTGGTGGTGATCGCGATCATCGCCATCCTCATCGGCCTCTTGCTCCCGGCGGTGCAAAAGGTCCGCGAGTCGGCCGCCCGCGCCCGCTGCGCGAACAACCTCAAACAAATCGGGCTGGCGATCCACAATTACGCCAGCGCCAACGCGGACTACATGCCGGACTCGCACCGCTACACCTCACCCGAGTACGGGTGGGCGGTGAAGATACTCCCGTTCATGGAACAGGAAAACCTGTTCCGGTTGTACAACCCGGCGTACGACTGGTACAACCCGATCAACACCCCGTTGTATACGCCGCAATGGTCGGCGATGCAATGCCCCAGCACCCCCAACCCGGACCGCCGGTCCGCCGGGACGATGGCCGGGTTTACGATCGACGCGGGCGTGTCCGACTACAACGCCATCTTCGGGATGACCACGGCCCTGATCCCCGCGGTCATCTCGGCCACTTACCCCCGGCTCGGGGCCATGCCGATCGACGAAAGCGCCAACGGCGTCATCACCGTCTACACCCGCCAGATCACCCAGATACCGGACGGCCTGTCGACGACGATGTTTGTGTCGGAGAGTGCGGGCAGGCCGACGATGTACAGCGCCAGGGTGCCGAGTACGGGTGCGTTCCAGGACAAGAACTGCTGGGCGTCGTGGAACGGCAGTTACATCCGCGGAACGACCTACGACGGGCTCCTGTCGCCCGGCCCGTGCGGGGTAAACTGCTCGAACAACAACGCCATTTACAGCTTCCACATCGGCGGGGCGAACGCCCTTTTCGGTGACGGGTCGGTGCGGTTCCTCGCCCAGTCGCTGGACGTCTGGGTGATCTACGCCATGTCCACCCGCGAGGGCGGCGAAGTTCAGGCCAACGAGGGGTGA